The segment CGAGCTAAAAAGAATACCGCTAAACCTAAAGCAACATTCCAAGGATCAAGTAATGCATCTAAACCATGAGAAGCATTAGCCCATTGGCTTATTACACCCGAACCTGTATCACTCAATATATTACCCTTATCTACTAGGAAATTAGAACCATTAAAGAATGTAGCTACAGCACCACCTAATAAAACAGGACCTAAGATACCATTTACTACCAAGAAGCCTTGATAAACTTTAGCACCCAATAAATTACCAGCTTTATTTTGGAACTCATAACTAACGGCTTGCATCACAAAGCTGAACAAAATAATCATCCATAACCAATATGCGCCACCGAAACTTGTACTATAGAAAAGAGGGAATGAAGCAAAGAAACCTCCACCGAATGTTACTAATGTAGTAAATGTAAATTCCCACTTTCTACCCGTTGAATTGACCATTAATTTTTTTTCCTCTTCAGTCTTTCCTAAAGAGAATAGCATGGAATTACCTCCTTGTACAAACAAGAGGAACACCAATATGCCCGCAAGTAATGCCACGATTACCCACCAGTAATGTTGTAAAAATATATAATTATCCATAGTTATTTTATTTTCATTTTAATATTAGAAATAGTTAATCCTATTATAGCAGATTAAGCTACTTCAGGTCCTTTCCTTATCGCATTACGCATAATACCAATCATAGCAATAAGCATTATAGTAAAGAGAACAAGGAAAATAGTAAATGTAATTTGTACTGAACTAACATCTAACTTGGAAATTGCAGCATTGACAGGCATCATATCTTGAATTGCCCAAGGCTGACGTCCACATTCTGCTACTACCCAACCAGCTTGACCAGCTATATACCCTAAAGGTATTGTTAGGACTGCAATCCAGTTCATCCATTTCATATTAGATATATCGCGTTTTTTCGCAAAGAATAAAACGAGACAGAAGAATAAAATAAAATAACCACCCAATATTACCATAATTCTAAATGCATAGAAATTCAAAGGCACATTAGGAATTAAATCATGTTTATCTTTTATATAACCATAACCAAAATATTGCTCATTTTCACGAAGAGATGTCAGAGCTTCTTGTGCGGTTTGTTCATCCCCTTGTTCTTTAGCCATTCTATATTTTGCTAAAGAAGTAATAGCAATCTTACCCTTTTGCATCTTCTCTTCAGCAGATAGTGCAATAGAGCCATCAGCCAATTCATAACCACCGTCCATAACATCTATAATGCCAGGAACGTAAGCGTTAAAATCACGTTGAGATAAGAAAGAGAGGAATCCTGGAATCTTTATATTAAAAAGAAAAGGATCTACACCATCATTATAAGCTTGTTTCTTAGTATTCAGCAAACCAACAGCAATAAGACCTGCTTGTTTTTCACCTTGGTAATGTGCTTCAATAGCAGCAAATTTCATAGGTTGGGTTTGAGCTACTTGATAACCAGAAGAGTCACCTGTTAATACAACAAGAACAGAAGATACAATACCAAATATTGCACCGATAGTCATACTCTTAACGGCAAACACTTTGTGTCTTTTCTTTAGTAAATACCATGCACTAACTCCCACTACAAATACAGCTCCTAATACCCATCCTGATAATACAGAGTGGAAGAATTTCACTACTGCCATTGGAGATGTAGCCACGGCAACAAAATCAACCATTTCGTTACGTACAGTATCAGGATTAAATTCCATACCTATTGGGTATTGCATCCATCCATTTGCAACAAGAATCCACCATGCTGAGATAGTTGCTCCAATACCCGTCAACCATGTTGAAGCTAAATGGAAGCGTTTACTAACTTTATTCCATCCAAAGAACATTACTGCAATAAAGGTTGCCTCCATAAAGAAAGCTAGAATACCTTCAATAGCTAATGGTGCTCCGAAAATATCTCCGACAAACCAAGAGTAGTTACTCCAGTTTGTACCAAATTGGAATTCAAGAATCAAACCTGTAGCAACACCTACAGCGAAGTTAATACCAAATAACTTCATCCAAAATTTGGCTGTATTCTTCCAGAATTCATTTCCTGTTTTGTAATAGATTGTTTCCATTACTGCCATAACCACAGCCAATCCTAAGGTCAATGGCACAAAAATCCAGTGATACATGGCCGTTAGAGCGAATTGAGCTCTCGACCAATCAATCAATGCTGTGTCAATACTTGCAATCATACATTTATGTTTTTAAAAGTAATTAGAATATTCAAACTTATTCTTGCTCTGCAATGCGATCAATTAATTCATCCGCAACAATTTCTGTTTTTGGAGCTTCGGACGGATGATTACTTAAATAACCTGGGAAAAAAAATGGCTTAAGAATGCAAAACATTATGAACAATTTTATTAAGATAATTGCCCATAAGACCTTCCCTATTGTCATTGACCGAAATCCATCAACGTAAAATCTCCAAATTTTAATACAAGTTTCTCTCATACAAGCTCCTTAATATTCATTTATATAATAACAAAACTATTAATATTATTTAATAAAAACAAAATAAGAGGGCAAAAACCACTCAAAAAATGATATATATTTTTAAAACAACTTGTCTTTTTTATGCAAACCAAATTTAAATCGAATAAAAAGGAAGAGCCCAACTACTTAAACTTAAATAGTTAGGCACCCTTATATAAAAAAGCCAAGCATTTATTTTGCTTGGCTTTGTAAATATAAATTAAAGCTTATTTCCTGCTAAATCATCAATAAATATTTCAACAAGAGATGCATGATGAGCAATATAAGCTGCAGGACCTGTATCACCCGAAGAATAAATATCTGCTACCACATCTGCTTTATTTTCTCCTGTAATTAAAAATACAACTAAATCTGCATTTATAATGGTATGCCCTGTCATAGCAATGCGTTCTTGTCCATTATAAGGATTGTGACAAGCTACAAAAGGCTCTTGTGAAGTTAATAACTCTTCCTGACCCGGGAATATTGAAGAAGTATGACCATCGTCACCTGCTCCTAGCAATACAACATCAAATTTAGGGAAGCCGTTTACTTCTGACATCTGCTCCAAAGTTATTGCCGTATATCTTTTAGCTTCTTGTGCTGGATCATCTTCGCCTCTCATTCTAAAAATTTGATTTTCAGAGATAGGCACTTGATCTAATAGCAACTTTTTCATCAGGCCATAATTGCTATCTGAATCTTCTGGAGGTACACATCTCTCATCTACCCAATAAACATAAAGACGAGACCAATCTGTGTCATCTTTATATTCATTAGCCCACATATCAAACATTAAGGCGGGTGTACTTCCTCCACTAAAAGCTATATGAAACTTTTTTTTCTCATCCATACTCATCAGATCCAAAAGTCTTTCGATAAGTGCAGATGCAGTTTCATTTGCTGTTTTATATTTTAAAAGTTTCATAACTCACAATATTGATCAGTGTTCGTCAAATTCTTACATGGATTAGTCCATGATGCCCCATGCTCTTTCATCATTTCTTCGCTTTCAAGAGGTCCCCATGTGCCTGCAGGATAGCCAAATAAGGAAGCTTTAGGATTCTCTTCCCAATACTTCAATACTGGGTCAAAGAAGTTCCATGAAGCCTCTACCGCATCACTACGGGTAAACAAAGTCTGGTCACCCAAGATACAATCCTCAATCAATCTAGAGTAAGCATCCCCAACAGGTGCACCCCCTAATCTATCGTATGTGAAATCCATTTCAACTTGTTTTATATCAAAACCAGGACCTGGAACTTTCATACCAAACTTCAAGACAGTTCCTTCATTTGGTTGAATACGAAGTATCAATTTATTAGCCGTAGGGCAATTTCCTCCTGCACACTGAAACATTTGATGAGGTGTTGGTTTAAAATGCACCACAATCTCCGTTACCTTAGTAGGCATTTGTTTTCCCGTACGAATATAAAATGGCACTCCACTCCATCTCCAATTGCCAATGCCTATTTTCATAGCGATATAGGTTTCGGTTCGAGATTTCTCTGGCACACCTTTTTCTTGACGATAGCCTTTCTTTTCTCCGTTTTCAAGATATTGTCCTCGAACAATATGTTCGTCTAAATCCTCTTTTGTTAAGGGAACAAGTGAATCATAAACCTTAACTACTTCATTACGGAAACTATCTGCATTAAAGGTAGCTGGTGGTTCCATAGCTGTTAAAGCCACGAGTTGAATTAAGTGATTCTGAACCATATCTCTTAGAGCTCCTGTACCATCGTAAAAACCTCCACGATTCTCTATTCCAAGGTTTTCAACAGCCGTAATCTCTACATAGTCTATATAGTTTCTATTCCACAAGGGTTCAAAAATACCATTTGCAAATCGAAGAGCTAAAATATTTTGAGCTGTTTCTTTTCCTAAGAAGTGATCAATACGATATACTTGATGTTCATCAAATACTGAATTATAGATTTCATTCAACTTTTGTGCAGATTCTAAATCATACCCAAATGGTTTTTCCACTATAATTCGAGAGTTTGGTAAATTCAAACCAGACTTTTGAAGGTTTATAGGAATTGTACTATATAATGAAGGTGGTGTTGCTAAATAAAATAGCAAATTATCTAAAGGAGCATCACCAACCATCTCTTCCAACTTTACCTTTAATTTCTCATAAAAGGGAGCTGCATTCTCACCCATTTCCATAGGGAAATAATAAAGATGAGTAGCGAAATCATCCATTATTTTAGTATCCTGTTCTTGCTCTTTCACAAAATGATTAAGCTCTTCACGGATATATTTTTGGTATGACTCATCTGAATATTCAGTTCTCG is part of the Bacteroides coprosuis DSM 18011 genome and harbors:
- a CDS encoding 6-phosphogluconolactonase (COGs: COG0363 6-phosphogluconolactonase/Glucosamine-6-phosphate isomerase/deaminase~InterPro IPR005900:IPR006148~KEGG: bth:BT_1220 6-phosphogluconolactonase~PFAM: Glucosamine/galactosamine-6-phosphate isomerase~PRIAM: 6-phosphogluconolactonase~SPTR: 6-phosphogluconolactonase;~TIGRFAM: 6-phosphogluconolactonase, DevB-type~IMG reference gene:2504107953~TIGRFAM: 6-phosphogluconolactonase); its protein translation is MKLLKYKTANETASALIERLLDLMSMDEKKKFHIAFSGGSTPALMFDMWANEYKDDTDWSRLYVYWVDERCVPPEDSDSNYGLMKKLLLDQVPISENQIFRMRGEDDPAQEAKRYTAITLEQMSEVNGFPKFDVVLLGAGDDGHTSSIFPGQEELLTSQEPFVACHNPYNGQERIAMTGHTIINADLVVFLITGENKADVVADIYSSGDTGPAAYIAHHASLVEIFIDDLAGNKL
- a CDS encoding hypothetical protein (KEGG: bfr:BF1874 hypothetical protein~SPTR: Putative uncharacterized protein;~IMG reference gene:2504107952); amino-acid sequence: MRETCIKIWRFYVDGFRSMTIGKVLWAIILIKLFIMFCILKPFFFPGYLSNHPSEAPKTEIVADELIDRIAEQE
- a CDS encoding glucose-6-phosphate 1-dehydrogenase (COGs: COG0364 Glucose-6-phosphate 1-dehydrogenase~InterPro IPR001282:IPR022674:IPR022675~KEGG: bth:BT_1221 glucose-6-phosphate 1-dehydrogenase~PFAM: Glucose-6-phosphate dehydrogenase, C-terminal; Glucose-6-phosphate dehydrogenase, NAD-binding~PRIAM: Glucose-6-phosphate dehydrogenase~SPTR: Glucose-6-phosphate 1-dehydrogenase;~TIGRFAM: Glucose-6-phosphate dehydrogenase~IMG reference gene:2504107954~PFAM: Glucose-6-phosphate dehydrogenase, C-terminal domain; Glucose-6-phosphate dehydrogenase, NAD binding domain~TIGRFAM: glucose-6-phosphate 1-dehydrogenase) — translated: MRRQNRKDSHPLIMIIFGASGDLTKRKLMPALYALHKEGRIEGDYKIVGVSRTEYSDESYQKYIREELNHFVKEQEQDTKIMDDFATHLYYFPMEMGENAAPFYEKLKVKLEEMVGDAPLDNLLFYLATPPSLYSTIPINLQKSGLNLPNSRIIVEKPFGYDLESAQKLNEIYNSVFDEHQVYRIDHFLGKETAQNILALRFANGIFEPLWNRNYIDYVEITAVENLGIENRGGFYDGTGALRDMVQNHLIQLVALTAMEPPATFNADSFRNEVVKVYDSLVPLTKEDLDEHIVRGQYLENGEKKGYRQEKGVPEKSRTETYIAMKIGIGNWRWSGVPFYIRTGKQMPTKVTEIVVHFKPTPHQMFQCAGGNCPTANKLILRIQPNEGTVLKFGMKVPGPGFDIKQVEMDFTYDRLGGAPVGDAYSRLIEDCILGDQTLFTRSDAVEASWNFFDPVLKYWEENPKASLFGYPAGTWGPLESEEMMKEHGASWTNPCKNLTNTDQYCEL
- a CDS encoding cytochrome bd ubiquinol oxidase subunit I (COGs: COG1271 Cytochrome bd-type quinol oxidase subunit 1~InterPro IPR002585~KEGG: bth:BT_1210 cytochrome d ubiquinol oxidase subunit I~PFAM: Cytochrome d ubiquinol oxidase, subunit I~SPTR: Cytochrome D ubiquinol oxidase subunit I;~IMG reference gene:2504107951~PFAM: Bacterial Cytochrome Ubiquinol Oxidase), yielding MIASIDTALIDWSRAQFALTAMYHWIFVPLTLGLAVVMAVMETIYYKTGNEFWKNTAKFWMKLFGINFAVGVATGLILEFQFGTNWSNYSWFVGDIFGAPLAIEGILAFFMEATFIAVMFFGWNKVSKRFHLASTWLTGIGATISAWWILVANGWMQYPIGMEFNPDTVRNEMVDFVAVATSPMAVVKFFHSVLSGWVLGAVFVVGVSAWYLLKKRHKVFAVKSMTIGAIFGIVSSVLVVLTGDSSGYQVAQTQPMKFAAIEAHYQGEKQAGLIAVGLLNTKKQAYNDGVDPFLFNIKIPGFLSFLSQRDFNAYVPGIIDVMDGGYELADGSIALSAEEKMQKGKIAITSLAKYRMAKEQGDEQTAQEALTSLRENEQYFGYGYIKDKHDLIPNVPLNFYAFRIMVILGGYFILFFCLVLFFAKKRDISNMKWMNWIAVLTIPLGYIAGQAGWVVAECGRQPWAIQDMMPVNAAISKLDVSSVQITFTIFLVLFTIMLIAMIGIMRNAIRKGPEVA